One window of the Carnobacterium maltaromaticum DSM 20342 genome contains the following:
- a CDS encoding tetratricopeptide repeat protein, with translation MKIKRLQAIEFRQNGDYAASCQLLKELIAQNPDNAELLYQCAWSHDTAGLEVEAVPYYEKAIQLGLEESDLSEAYLGLGSTYRTIGAYQKSKQLYLEALKKFPENKVYPIFLAMTYYNLAEYSQAMELLLRTISEIETDSEIKTYQKAIAFYADKLDQIW, from the coding sequence ATGAAAATAAAACGTCTACAAGCAATTGAATTTAGACAAAATGGAGACTATGCTGCGTCTTGTCAACTATTAAAAGAATTAATTGCTCAAAATCCAGATAATGCTGAACTTTTATATCAATGTGCTTGGAGTCATGATACGGCGGGCTTAGAAGTCGAGGCTGTTCCGTATTATGAAAAGGCTATCCAGTTGGGCTTAGAAGAGTCTGATTTAAGCGAGGCCTATTTAGGATTAGGCAGTACCTACCGAACAATTGGTGCGTACCAAAAATCAAAACAACTCTATCTCGAAGCCTTAAAAAAATTTCCAGAAAATAAAGTTTATCCAATTTTTCTAGCGATGACTTATTACAATTTAGCAGAATACAGCCAAGCAATGGAGCTTTTATTGCGAACTATTAGTGAGATAGAAACAGATTCTGAAATTAAAACCTACCAAAAAGCAATTGCTTTTTATGCGGATAAGTTAGATCAAATCTGGTAG
- a CDS encoding D-alanine--D-alanine ligase family protein has translation MNKKINVGVVFGGKSTEYHVSLQSAKNILESLDRDKYSVHLFAFSNEGKLLNFDESEQLLIGDGETARNHGNETTLSHLISQPFDNQANEIDVYFPILHGNLGEDGSIQGFFRLLNKPFVGSSVLSSALCMDKDFSKQVLNYNGFKTAKSITVKTGETAPNLVSQVENELGFPVFIKPANQGSSVGVSRAVDQISFKNGLIEAFKYDSKIIIEEELIGKEVECAVLGNENPLASNLGSISTDESNFYSYEEKYLDESGAVLEIPAKISEESTLKIKKLALAAYKLLECKGLARIDFFLTNQEEIYINEVNTLPGFTNISMYPQLWQASGISYGGLVERLIQLALEEFAKEAKIQRKIDLNQVN, from the coding sequence ATGAATAAGAAAATAAATGTCGGTGTTGTTTTTGGTGGAAAGTCAACAGAGTATCATGTTTCTTTACAATCTGCTAAAAATATTTTAGAATCGCTGGACCGTGATAAATATTCTGTACATCTTTTTGCTTTTTCAAATGAGGGGAAATTACTAAACTTTGACGAATCAGAGCAATTATTGATTGGAGACGGCGAAACGGCTAGAAATCATGGAAATGAAACGACTTTAAGCCATTTAATTAGTCAACCTTTTGACAATCAAGCCAATGAAATTGATGTTTATTTCCCTATATTACATGGTAACTTAGGTGAGGATGGAAGCATTCAAGGCTTTTTTAGATTATTAAACAAACCGTTTGTTGGGAGTAGTGTACTAAGCTCTGCTCTGTGTATGGATAAAGATTTTAGTAAACAAGTTTTAAACTATAATGGCTTTAAAACAGCTAAAAGTATCACTGTCAAAACTGGTGAAACAGCTCCAAATCTAGTCTCTCAAGTAGAAAATGAACTAGGTTTTCCAGTTTTTATTAAGCCTGCTAACCAAGGTTCATCAGTTGGTGTTAGCCGTGCAGTCGATCAAATTAGTTTCAAGAATGGGCTGATAGAAGCCTTTAAATATGATTCTAAAATTATCATTGAAGAAGAGCTAATTGGTAAGGAAGTTGAATGTGCCGTGCTAGGCAATGAAAATCCACTAGCTTCTAATCTAGGAAGTATTTCAACTGATGAATCCAATTTCTATTCTTATGAAGAGAAATATTTAGATGAAAGTGGAGCTGTGTTAGAAATCCCAGCTAAAATATCTGAAGAAAGTACACTTAAAATAAAAAAATTAGCCCTTGCTGCTTATAAATTATTAGAATGTAAAGGCTTGGCTCGCATTGATTTCTTTTTGACGAATCAAGAAGAAATTTATATAAACGAGGTGAACACATTACCAGGATTTACAAATATTAGTATGTATCCTCAATTATGGCAAGCTTCCGGCATCTCATATGGTGGCTTAGTGGAAAGATTAATTCAATTGGCGCTGGAAGAATTTGCTAAAGAAGCAAAAATCCAACGAAAAATTGACCTAAATCAGGTGAACTAA
- a CDS encoding siphovirus Gp157 family protein codes for MRLYELTRQYEQLLGLAEEEEIATQVLEDTLEALEETIYLKVENTAKVIKNLEAELIGFQTEIRRLTKRKQTLEKMIKRLKLYLQEEMERMTLDKVNGELFNVRIQNNPPSVVVMDIDKLSAYYLPQEPKLDKETLLKDLSAGKEILGAKRQQTRSIRIT; via the coding sequence TTGCGCCTTTACGAATTAACAAGACAGTATGAGCAGCTATTGGGTTTGGCTGAGGAGGAAGAGATTGCTACACAAGTACTGGAAGATACTTTAGAAGCATTAGAGGAAACCATTTATTTAAAAGTTGAAAACACAGCCAAAGTCATCAAAAATTTAGAAGCTGAATTAATTGGTTTTCAAACTGAAATTAGACGGTTAACAAAACGAAAGCAAACACTGGAAAAAATGATTAAACGCTTAAAACTTTATTTACAAGAGGAAATGGAGCGTATGACACTAGATAAAGTCAATGGTGAATTATTTAACGTTCGAATTCAAAACAATCCCCCTAGCGTCGTTGTCATGGATATTGACAAACTATCGGCTTATTATTTACCACAAGAACCAAAGTTAGACAAAGAAACACTTTTAAAAGACTTATCTGCTGGTAAAGAAATTTTAGGTGCTAAGCGCCAACAAACAAGATCCATCCGTATCACTTAA